GGCAACCCTCACCGCGACACCCGATTTCCAGACCTTCCTCGACGACCATCTCGACCGCGACCTGCTGCGCTTCACCACGGCAGGCTCCGTCGACGACGGCAAGAGCACGCTCATCGGTCGTCTCCTGCACGACACGAAGTCCGTCTATGAAGACCAGCTCATCGCCGTACAGAACTCGAAGGTGAACCGCGCTGGTGACAATAAAGCGGGCGGCAAGCGCATCGATCTTTCGCTTCTCACTGACGGCCTGCGCGCCGAGCGCGAGCAGGGCATCACTATCGACGTCGCATATCGCTACTTCGCTACTTCGAAGCGCAAGTTCATCATTGCGGACACCCCCGGCCACGAGCAGTACACGCGCAACATGGCCACAGGAGCCAGCACCGCCGACGTCGCCATCGTTCTCATCGACGGCAGCAAGGGTCTTCTTCCGCAGAGCCGCCGCCACACGTTCATCGCTTCGCTCCTGGCCATTCCGCACGTCGTCGCCGCCGTCAACAAGATGGACCTCGTCGGTTACAGCGAAGCGCGCTTCCGCGAGATCGAAGCCGACTTCCTCGCACTCACGCAGAAGCTCGGGATCAAGAACGTCACCATGATCCCGGTCTCCGCGCTCGAAGGCGACAACGTCGTGAACCACCTCGACAACACGCCCTGGTACAAAGGGCCGACGCTGCTCGACTACCTTGAGACTGTCCCGGTCCATGTCGAAGACAACAGCCTGCCCCTGCGCTTCCCTGTGCAACTGGTACAGCGCCCGGACCGCACCTTCCGTGGCTTCTCGGGCACCATCGCCTCCGGCACAGTGCATGCAGGACAGCATGTCGTCGCTCTGCCCTCGGGCAAGCGCACCACGGTCAAGCGCATCGTCACCTACGACGGAGATCTTCGCGCCGCCATCGCTGGCCAATCCGTCACGTTAGAACTGGCTGACGAAATCGATCTCTCCCGTGGCGAGATGCTCATCGCGCCCGATGCGCAGAATTTCTCCATCCCTCACACCGGCACACGCTTCTCTGCCAAGGTCGTATGGATGCACGAGCGCCCGCTGTCGCCGGGGCAGGTCTACCTCGTCAAACACACCACCCGCACGGTCCGCGCAACAGCCTCGAAGATCGCCTTCCGCGTCGACGTCAACACGCTGGAGCACTCCAACGCCGCCGACATCTCGCTGAACGAAATCGCCGAAGTCGAGTTCACCACCACGCTTCCGCTCTTCTTCGACGCCTATCGCACCAACCGTATCACCGGCGCGTTCATCCTGATCGACCCCATTACCAACGCCACCGTAGGCGCGGGCATGATCGATCGCGCACTCGAAGAGAACACAGAAGACACCGCCACCACGCATCTCTTTGCGTATCTTCCCGGAGAACCGTCGCTCGCCTTCCACGTCACGCATGAACTGGCGAACGCGGGCCACAACGCCATCCTGCTGGACGACGCACACATCACACATCTCCCGTCGGCCATCCGCGCCGCGAATCTCGCGGGAGCCATCGCCGTCAGCAGCAAGGCGCTCTCTGCGGAAGATCTCGCCAGCCTGCGTACATGGGCCACCATTCCCACGCTCGACACGGCCAAGTCCGCATCGCACCTCGCCGCAAGACTCTTCGAAGAGGAGAAGGCATGAACATGGAAACGTCTGAACTGACCGAACTCCATCTCACCGAACCCGCAGCCTACCAGGAGCTTGACCTCCACGCCGTCATCGACGGTGTGGACCTTGAAGCCCTGCAGCCGGAAGCCCTTCTGCAACACATCCTTTCGACGGCTCCGAACGCGCGTCCCTGCTTCACCTGCTCCTTCCAGACGGAGGACATGGTCGTCCTCGACTTCCTGCGCAAGGCGATCCCGGACATTCCCGTCATCTTCCTCGAAACCGGCTACCACTTCGCGGAGACCTACGCCTATCGCGACCAGATGGCCGCCGCCTGGAACCTGAATATCATCAACGCCACTGCCGCCGAAACGCGCGTGGAGCACGAGGCGAAGCGCGGCCTGCTATACATCGTGCAGCCCACCGACTGCTGCAACCTGCGCAAGGTCGCTCCGCTGATGGCTTCGCTTGAGCCTTATAACCTCTGGTTTACTGGCCTTCGCCGAGAGCAGTCGCCCACGCGCGCGAATCTGAAGAAGATCGAAGACCACCGCACCCCGAACGGTCATCATCTTCTGAAGACTTCGCTCCTCGCCGACTGGAACTGGCAGCAGGTCACGGACTACGCCCACGCCAACGCGGTTCCGGAGCTGCCGCTCTACGCCAAGGGCTATACCTCCATCGGCTGCGAGCCCTGCACCGCTATCTCCACCGATCCAACCAACGCCCGCGCGGGCCGCTGGGGCGGAAAAAAGCTGGAGTGCGGCATCCACACCTTCTCCGAAAAATCCGAGTAGCTTACCTGTACCCCATTCTTTCGCGCTCTTTGCGAAAGAATGGGGTCGCGCGGAGCGCACAAACCAGAGCTCAAGGGAGCGCAGATCTTTTCTGTTGTTTTAATTGTAGCGATTTGGAACAGGTAAATCGGCAGATTGGGATGGACTGTATTGCTCATCTTTTCAACCGTTTGCAAAGAAGATTTGTTTGGAGGGGCTTGACAGGTTTGGGAGGTTGGCTCTGGCGGTAGCTTGGCAAAGAAATCAGATCCCTACGCTGCGCTACGGGATGACAAAAAGGCACCCCTGGCTTCAGACCCTCTCGAACTGATCCGCCCGCTTCAACTATCCTTTCTCCATGCGTCACCCTTCCGAGGAACCCCTCAGCGCCGCTCTCCGCCACGCCCAACAATACCTCTCCACTTCCCATCCAGTCGCCGCAACGGCCACACTCAGCGAACTCCGCGCAAAGATCCACCTCCCTCTCAATGAAGAGAGCCTCGA
This genomic stretch from Terriglobus saanensis SP1PR4 harbors:
- the cysN gene encoding sulfate adenylyltransferase subunit CysN — its product is MATLTATPDFQTFLDDHLDRDLLRFTTAGSVDDGKSTLIGRLLHDTKSVYEDQLIAVQNSKVNRAGDNKAGGKRIDLSLLTDGLRAEREQGITIDVAYRYFATSKRKFIIADTPGHEQYTRNMATGASTADVAIVLIDGSKGLLPQSRRHTFIASLLAIPHVVAAVNKMDLVGYSEARFREIEADFLALTQKLGIKNVTMIPVSALEGDNVVNHLDNTPWYKGPTLLDYLETVPVHVEDNSLPLRFPVQLVQRPDRTFRGFSGTIASGTVHAGQHVVALPSGKRTTVKRIVTYDGDLRAAIAGQSVTLELADEIDLSRGEMLIAPDAQNFSIPHTGTRFSAKVVWMHERPLSPGQVYLVKHTTRTVRATASKIAFRVDVNTLEHSNAADISLNEIAEVEFTTTLPLFFDAYRTNRITGAFILIDPITNATVGAGMIDRALEENTEDTATTHLFAYLPGEPSLAFHVTHELANAGHNAILLDDAHITHLPSAIRAANLAGAIAVSSKALSAEDLASLRTWATIPTLDTAKSASHLAARLFEEEKA
- a CDS encoding phosphoadenylyl-sulfate reductase; translation: MNMETSELTELHLTEPAAYQELDLHAVIDGVDLEALQPEALLQHILSTAPNARPCFTCSFQTEDMVVLDFLRKAIPDIPVIFLETGYHFAETYAYRDQMAAAWNLNIINATAAETRVEHEAKRGLLYIVQPTDCCNLRKVAPLMASLEPYNLWFTGLRREQSPTRANLKKIEDHRTPNGHHLLKTSLLADWNWQQVTDYAHANAVPELPLYAKGYTSIGCEPCTAISTDPTNARAGRWGGKKLECGIHTFSEKSE